A genomic stretch from Marinitoga litoralis includes:
- a CDS encoding M42 family metallopeptidase, with the protein MSELINNELANNELLKYLPELTEIPGISGREEKVREYILEKIKDKVDEYHVDVMGNLITKIKGKDSSKKIMVLAHMDEVGFMVTKINDDGTFHISPVGGVDSRVVFAQRLRVNNEILGIVQIKPIHLLSPSERKSKPDYNSFKVYTGLSKEELSKKVKLGDMVTFDTKYYANGNRAVSKAFDDRAGCSWMMNLIDKINNSERPEFDTYFAFVVQEEVGLRGSGVAAHQINPDVAIVLEGTTAGDYPLLDEDKWATHLGNGPATFFMHSGVVLSKDIFDKIVNIAKENNIKLQFKMRTAGGTDARRLAITLDGIPSGILAVPSRYIHSPNSIIDLNDYINGYKILELLVLEGRILK; encoded by the coding sequence ATGAGTGAATTAATAAATAATGAATTAGCAAATAATGAATTATTAAAATATTTGCCAGAATTAACAGAAATACCTGGTATCTCAGGTAGAGAAGAAAAGGTCAGAGAGTATATACTTGAAAAAATAAAAGATAAGGTTGATGAATATCATGTTGATGTAATGGGGAATTTAATAACAAAGATAAAAGGTAAAGATTCATCAAAGAAAATAATGGTACTTGCCCATATGGATGAAGTTGGGTTTATGGTAACAAAGATAAATGATGATGGAACATTTCATATTTCTCCAGTTGGTGGAGTAGATTCTAGAGTAGTATTTGCTCAAAGATTAAGAGTAAATAATGAAATATTAGGAATAGTTCAAATAAAACCTATACATTTACTAAGTCCATCAGAAAGAAAAAGTAAACCTGATTATAATAGTTTTAAAGTTTATACAGGACTTAGTAAAGAAGAGTTAAGTAAAAAAGTAAAATTGGGAGATATGGTAACTTTTGATACTAAATACTATGCAAATGGTAATAGGGCAGTATCAAAGGCTTTTGATGATAGAGCAGGTTGTTCATGGATGATGAATTTAATAGATAAAATAAATAATAGTGAAAGACCTGAATTTGATACTTATTTTGCTTTTGTTGTACAAGAAGAAGTAGGTTTAAGAGGTAGTGGTGTGGCTGCACATCAAATAAATCCTGATGTTGCAATTGTTTTAGAAGGTACAACAGCAGGTGATTATCCACTATTGGATGAAGATAAATGGGCAACGCATTTAGGCAATGGCCCAGCAACATTTTTTATGCATTCTGGAGTAGTTTTATCAAAGGATATATTTGATAAAATTGTAAATATAGCAAAAGAAAATAATATAAAACTGCAATTTAAAATGAGAACTGCAGGTGGAACAGATGCAAGAAGATTAGCTATTACATTAGATGGAATTCCATCAGGTATTTTAGCTGTTCCATCAAGATATATACATTCGCCAAATTCAATAATAGATTTAAATGATTATATTAATGGATATAAAATATTAGAATTATTAGTGCTTGAAGGGAGGATTTTAAAATAA